One region of Oceanispirochaeta sp. genomic DNA includes:
- a CDS encoding response regulator transcription factor: MKILIAEDDLYTRAGLQEILRGEGYETVCAEHGEEAYQIFLSEKPDLLCLDIMMPLLNGYDLCKKIRKVNKKIPIIFISAKTEEIDRVVGLELGADDYIVKPFGVREVIARVKAILRRALPEMEAEKDEFLFGQIHMNPDKLQGIINEKEIEFSPREMKLIHYFHKNKGRVLSRDQLYDCGWGMEYLPNSRSLDQFISQLRKKIEEDPLNPQLILTVPTAGYKYP; encoded by the coding sequence TTGAAAATACTGATTGCAGAAGATGATCTGTACACGAGAGCTGGACTCCAGGAAATCCTCAGGGGTGAAGGGTATGAGACAGTCTGCGCTGAACACGGAGAGGAAGCATATCAAATCTTCCTGTCAGAGAAACCAGACCTTCTCTGTCTTGATATAATGATGCCTCTGCTCAATGGATATGACTTATGTAAAAAAATCAGAAAGGTGAATAAAAAGATTCCGATTATTTTTATTAGCGCCAAGACAGAAGAAATTGATAGAGTGGTCGGCCTCGAACTGGGAGCGGATGATTATATAGTCAAACCCTTCGGTGTCAGAGAAGTGATCGCCAGGGTAAAAGCCATATTACGAAGAGCCTTACCCGAAATGGAAGCAGAAAAAGATGAATTCCTTTTCGGACAGATCCACATGAATCCCGACAAATTACAGGGAATCATCAATGAGAAAGAAATTGAGTTTTCACCAAGAGAGATGAAATTAATCCACTATTTCCATAAGAACAAAGGCAGAGTTCTGAGCAGAGATCAATTGTATGATTGCGGCTGGGGTATGGAATACCTGCCGAACTCTCGATCCCTCGATCAGTTTATATCTCAATTGAGAAAAAAAATTGAAGAAGATCCCCTCAATCCCCAATTGATACTGACTGTTCCCACTGCCGGTTACAAGTATCCCTGA
- a CDS encoding cell wall metabolism sensor histidine kinase WalK, translating into MKKKLLFIFILIIFMPITVMTVMAVYTYKENKSQRLEKYKEEASNILLSNARLLQNRLIQVEGDLDMAALDPSRPAQELRTDMNMRRLVKQAFIIDEANTFLFPDIQGDVSRREEEFLKEAENIDLAAGLRAGFSQSEDKMIQSHWYTWFMGDGINFIYYTLEDKTLKGFLLERYALISQLINVLPVSTGRDDSFRIQLTDARGDVLYQWGEYQIEESAQPLREYSLKEPLGSWRLFYYFNIRSLLGNGTDLSAFYLIPGLALLTLIIFIMAIYFYRENTREMKTAQNQVSFVNQVSHELKTPLTNIRLYSELLQNLLTDPRELSYLNVIVNEGSRLGRMINNVLTFSRGERGELKRQIEKVNLGELINEVLGKFKPLLEKHSMEYEYEEMELPLIETDRDMVEQILVNIISNAVKYGASGKYLGIQTKLNDETCTVFIRDRGPGIEDSEKIHIFKPFYRIDNSLSQSSSGTGIGLSIACTLARESGASLKLEESQKGCCFSLTIPLKEDNN; encoded by the coding sequence GTGAAGAAAAAACTTCTTTTTATATTCATTCTCATTATATTTATGCCCATCACCGTCATGACGGTGATGGCTGTTTATACTTATAAAGAGAATAAATCCCAGAGGCTGGAAAAATACAAAGAGGAAGCCTCTAACATCCTTCTCAGCAATGCCAGATTACTACAAAACCGTTTAATCCAGGTCGAAGGAGACCTGGATATGGCGGCTCTTGATCCTTCCCGGCCTGCTCAGGAACTGAGAACCGACATGAATATGAGACGGCTGGTCAAACAGGCTTTTATCATAGATGAAGCCAATACCTTTCTCTTTCCCGATATACAGGGAGATGTCAGCCGGAGAGAAGAAGAATTTTTGAAAGAAGCCGAAAATATAGATCTTGCAGCCGGTTTAAGAGCTGGATTTTCTCAGTCTGAAGACAAAATGATTCAGTCTCACTGGTACACCTGGTTTATGGGAGATGGCATCAATTTTATTTATTATACCCTTGAGGACAAGACTCTCAAAGGATTCCTGCTGGAGCGCTATGCGTTGATTTCACAGCTGATCAATGTTCTGCCTGTATCCACAGGAAGGGATGACAGCTTTAGAATACAATTGACTGATGCCAGAGGGGATGTTCTCTATCAATGGGGAGAATATCAAATAGAAGAATCTGCCCAGCCGCTCAGAGAGTACTCTCTGAAAGAACCCCTTGGTTCATGGCGCTTATTCTATTATTTCAATATCAGGAGCCTCTTAGGGAACGGAACGGACCTGAGTGCCTTCTATTTGATTCCGGGATTAGCCCTGCTTACCCTTATCATATTTATAATGGCTATCTATTTTTACAGGGAAAACACAAGAGAGATGAAAACGGCACAGAATCAGGTGAGCTTTGTAAATCAGGTTTCCCACGAACTCAAAACACCCCTGACCAACATAAGACTGTATTCAGAATTGCTGCAGAATCTGCTGACGGATCCCCGGGAACTGAGTTACCTCAATGTCATAGTGAATGAAGGAAGCAGACTGGGGAGGATGATTAATAATGTTCTGACTTTCAGCCGCGGAGAACGGGGAGAACTGAAAAGACAGATTGAAAAAGTAAATCTGGGCGAACTGATCAATGAAGTTCTGGGGAAGTTCAAACCTTTATTAGAAAAGCACTCAATGGAATATGAATATGAAGAAATGGAGCTCCCCCTGATAGAGACCGACCGGGACATGGTGGAGCAGATACTGGTCAATATTATCAGCAACGCTGTTAAATATGGTGCCTCCGGCAAATATCTGGGTATTCAGACAAAACTGAATGATGAAACCTGCACTGTTTTCATTAGAGACAGGGGACCCGGCATCGAAGACTCTGAAAAGATCCATATATTCAAACCCTTTTACCGCATCGATAATTCTCTATCCCAAAGCAGTTCCGGAACAGGAATCGGCCTGTCCATAGCCTGCACACTGGCCCGGGAATCGGGAGCCTCACTGAAGCTGGAAGAATCTCAGAAGGGATGCTGCTTTTCGCTGACAATTCCCCTAAAGGAAGACAACAATTGA
- a CDS encoding VWA domain-containing protein — translation MKSSKKIQGLMLLMICSTGIQLQAQTVKLDVSVTNTWLFAEENQKTYIKVGLTGFERADNEERTASNIAIVLDKSGSMDGDKIVKAMDAAMLAVDILNENDILSIVTYSDSVDVLLPATKVSDKLSIKRKIASIQSGGNTALFAGVSKGADELEKFLNRNKVNRVILLSDGLANVGPESPTALGELGASLKRIGISVTTIGLGLGYNEDLMVRLAQSSDGNHAFVENSRDLTRIFEYEFGDILSVVAQDVTIEINCKEGIHPIRILGREADVIGKNVYTSLNQLYSNQEKYFLLEVEVDPFREGESVGIADVELSYSNMVSRKKETLSGSGFITFTRNRDLIEENIDKETMVSVVTQIAAEKSEEALRLRDAGNIAEAQAVLNASSDYLMEQAEILEAPALAGFGAEYEDDAESIADEEQWNATRKKMKDDQFEVQNQQSY, via the coding sequence ATGAAATCTTCCAAAAAAATACAGGGACTTATGCTTCTTATGATCTGTTCAACAGGAATCCAATTGCAGGCTCAAACCGTAAAGCTCGATGTATCGGTCACCAATACTTGGCTTTTTGCAGAGGAAAATCAAAAAACCTATATCAAAGTCGGCTTAACTGGATTTGAACGGGCAGACAATGAAGAGAGAACGGCCTCCAATATTGCCATTGTTCTGGACAAATCGGGTTCCATGGATGGTGATAAGATTGTAAAAGCCATGGACGCCGCCATGCTGGCAGTCGACATTCTAAATGAAAATGATATTCTATCGATCGTCACCTATTCAGACTCCGTCGATGTTCTCCTGCCTGCGACGAAAGTGAGTGATAAACTCAGTATCAAGAGAAAAATTGCCTCGATTCAATCCGGGGGGAATACGGCCCTCTTTGCCGGAGTCAGCAAAGGGGCGGATGAACTGGAAAAATTCCTGAATCGAAACAAGGTAAACCGGGTCATACTGCTTTCTGACGGACTGGCGAATGTCGGACCGGAGAGCCCGACAGCCCTGGGAGAATTGGGAGCTTCTTTAAAAAGAATCGGAATTTCTGTGACAACCATTGGTCTTGGATTGGGATATAATGAAGATCTTATGGTACGTTTAGCACAAAGCAGTGACGGAAACCACGCGTTTGTTGAAAACTCCAGAGATTTGACCAGAATCTTTGAATATGAGTTTGGTGATATTCTCTCTGTAGTCGCTCAGGATGTTACCATTGAAATTAACTGTAAAGAGGGAATTCATCCCATCAGGATTCTAGGCAGAGAAGCTGATGTCATTGGAAAGAATGTTTATACTTCCTTGAATCAGCTGTACAGCAATCAGGAAAAATACTTTCTGCTGGAAGTGGAAGTTGATCCTTTCCGCGAAGGAGAATCTGTGGGAATAGCCGATGTAGAGTTGAGTTACAGCAATATGGTCAGCAGAAAAAAGGAAACACTTTCGGGATCAGGGTTCATTACTTTTACAAGAAATAGAGACCTTATAGAAGAAAATATTGATAAAGAAACGATGGTGTCTGTTGTGACTCAGATTGCAGCAGAAAAGAGTGAAGAGGCCCTGCGTTTAAGAGATGCCGGAAATATTGCAGAGGCTCAGGCTGTGCTGAATGCCAGTTCGGACTACCTGATGGAACAGGCAGAAATTCTGGAAGCCCCCGCATTAGCTGGATTTGGAGCGGAGTATGAAGACGATGCAGAATCCATTGCCGATGAAGAACAATGGAATGCCACCAGAAAGAAAATGAAAGATGATCAGTTTGAAGTGCAGAATCAGCAGAGTTATTGA
- a CDS encoding 4Fe-4S dicluster domain-containing protein, whose product MAHHTLKNSYSSLSDRLNRFPQGAPPSDLLFKILSILFTEKEAELVSTLPIKPFTLEKASRIWKMDLNSTQKVLDSLADKAILVDVERNGASVYTLPPPMAGFFEFSLMRYTKDIDQKTLSELFYQYLNVEEDFVRELFTLGETQLGRTFVNEPALSADDALMILDYERASEVIQTASHMGVGICYCRHKMHHMDKACDAPLDICMTFNGSAESLIKHGFARSVDKSEGMDLLQQAYQENLVQFGENVRERVNFICNCCGCCCEALIAQRKYSALNPIHTTNYLPVVDSDLCTGCMKCVKVCPVVAMTMISASDSKKTERNVAELNEDVCLGCGLCVRVCQHGAVKLKQREKRVITPMNSAHRVVLMAIDRGILQNLIFDNQVLMSHRALAALFGVIFKLPPVKQALASRQLKSRYLETLLRRVQV is encoded by the coding sequence ATGGCACATCATACATTAAAAAACAGCTACTCCAGTTTATCAGACCGTTTGAACCGGTTTCCTCAAGGGGCACCTCCCTCTGACCTGCTGTTCAAAATCCTCAGCATTCTTTTTACAGAGAAAGAGGCGGAACTGGTTTCGACCCTTCCCATTAAACCTTTTACCCTTGAAAAAGCATCCCGCATCTGGAAAATGGATCTCAATTCCACCCAGAAGGTCCTGGATAGTCTGGCGGATAAAGCAATCCTGGTGGATGTGGAGAGAAATGGTGCTTCCGTATATACTCTTCCTCCGCCTATGGCTGGTTTTTTTGAATTTTCTCTCATGCGTTATACCAAAGACATTGATCAGAAAACCCTGTCAGAGCTGTTTTATCAATACTTGAATGTAGAAGAGGATTTCGTCAGAGAGCTGTTTACTCTTGGTGAAACCCAGTTGGGCAGAACTTTTGTGAATGAACCGGCCCTCAGCGCTGATGATGCGCTGATGATTCTGGATTATGAAAGAGCGTCTGAAGTGATTCAGACTGCCAGTCATATGGGGGTGGGAATCTGCTACTGCCGGCACAAAATGCACCATATGGACAAAGCCTGTGATGCGCCCCTGGATATCTGTATGACTTTTAATGGTTCTGCCGAGTCCCTTATCAAACATGGCTTTGCCCGGTCGGTTGATAAATCGGAAGGTATGGATCTGCTGCAGCAGGCCTACCAGGAGAATCTTGTTCAATTCGGTGAAAATGTGCGGGAGAGGGTCAACTTTATCTGCAACTGCTGCGGCTGCTGCTGTGAGGCTTTAATTGCACAAAGGAAATACTCTGCCTTGAACCCGATTCATACTACCAATTATCTGCCCGTAGTAGACTCGGATCTCTGCACAGGCTGCATGAAGTGTGTGAAGGTCTGTCCGGTCGTGGCCATGACTATGATTTCTGCCTCTGATTCTAAAAAAACTGAAAGGAACGTTGCGGAGCTGAATGAGGATGTTTGTCTGGGATGCGGATTGTGTGTCCGGGTCTGTCAGCACGGAGCGGTCAAGCTGAAACAGAGGGAGAAGAGAGTCATCACCCCCATGAATAGTGCCCACAGGGTGGTCCTTATGGCCATTGATCGGGGAATTCTGCAGAATCTGATATTTGATAACCAGGTGCTTATGAGCCACCGTGCTCTGGCGGCTCTTTTCGGGGTGATCTTCAAACTCCCCCCGGTGAAACAGGCTCTGGCTTCCAGGCAGCTGAAATCCAGGTATCTGGAAACTCTTTTGAGAAGAGTCCAGGTATAG